Below is a genomic region from Microbacterium sp. KUDC0406.
CTGCACCGATCACGCGAGAGCATTCCGGGGTGACGGAGACCGACACCCCGCACACGCTTCTCCCGCTGACCGGCTGAAGGCTTTCACCGACGCCGTCGTGGCGATCGCGATGACGCTGCTGATCATTCCGCTGATGGAAGGCGTGGTCGACCTTCACGGCGCCTGTGATCCGCCTCGTCAAGCGGCTGGGGCGAGTTCGACGATCCGGTCGTTGATGTCCTCGGCGTGGGGCTTCCAGAGCGCGACGACCGCGGATGCCAGGAGGTCGGGTTCCAGCGCGCCCTTGGCGCGGAACACGACGGATGCCGCGCGCAGCGGCTGCCCGGCATCCCGCGCGGCCTTCGCGAACCCCTGCGCGACGGCCCGCGCCCAGGTCTCGCTCGCGGCCTTGACGCTGGCGTAGTTCGCGCCGCCGGCGAGGGGTCGGGCGACGGCGGTCGACGACGCGATCGCGAAGCGGCCGGCTTCCGATGCCTGCAGCGTGGTGTCGAAGGCGCGGCTGGTGGCGCGGACGGCCGCAAACGCGGGCAGCAGCGCCGCGAGGTCGTCGTCGCTCTGACCCGCGAGGCCGCCCCCGCCTCGCCACCCGCCCACGAGCGGGAGCACGCCGTCGACCGGTCCGAGACGTGCGGCGAGCGCTGTCATCTGCTCGAGAGAGGTCGCATCGGCGACCTCGGTCTGCGCACCGGCATCCCGCAGCGGCGCGAGACGCTCCGCCGAGCGTCCGGTCGCGATCACCCGCGCGCCGCCCGCGATCAGCGCGTGCGCGACGGCCAGACCGGCCGCGCTCGTCGCGCCGGCGATCAGGACGGCCTTCCCTGCAATGCTCATGCCCTCACCCTGTCATGCTCCGAACTGCTCCGGTCCCAACGGTTGCGGGTCCTCCTCGCTCCGGTCTCGATGGTTGCGGGTGTTCGAGCGTGAACACCCGCATCGAGTGAGACCGGAGCGGAGAAAGAGCCTCAGTCGTCGGTGCCGCGGATGCCCACGGTCGATTCGATGACGGGCTTCATCTTCTTGTGGAGCGTCTCGAAGAACATCGACAGCGGGAACTCGTCGTCCATCACCGCGTCGGTGTAGCCCTTCGGGGCGCCGGCGAGGATCTCGTCCGGCAGTCCTCGGGCCCACTGCGACGCCGGGTGCGGGGTCAGCGTGCCGCGGACCAGCTCGTACGCGGCCAGCCAGTGCGCGACCTTCGGGCGGTCGATCGAGTGCCAGTACAGGTCGTCGATCGCATCGCCGAGCGCGACCACCGCGTCGGGGACGTTGTCCCAGTCGAACGCGAGAGCGGTGTCGGTCCAGTGCAGCACGCCGCGCTGGTGCAGCCAGGCGAACAGCAGCTGCCCGCCGACCGCGTCGTAGTTGCGCACCCGGGTGCCGGTGATCGCGAACCGGAAGATCCGATCGAAGATCACCGCGTACTGCACGAGGTGCGCGTAGTCGTGCATCTCCTGCTCGGTCTCGGTGAGCGTCTCCCCGGCGGCGATGCGGGCGTCGAACGCGCGCTCGATCTTGACCGACTCGCGGAACGCCGTCATGTCGCAGCGCATCTCCTCGAGTGAGTACAGGAAGAACGGCATCCGCTGCTTGATCATGAACGGGTCGAACGGCAGGTCGCCGCGCATGTGCGTGCGGTCGTGGATGATGTCCCACATCACGAACGTCTTCTCGGCCATCTGCTGGTCGTCGAGCATCGCCTTCGCGCGCTCGGGCAGGTCGAGGTTGGTGATCCCCGTGGCCGCGCGCACGACGCGGCGGTAGCGGGCGGCCTCGCGGTCCTGGAAGATCGCACCCCAGGTGAACGAGGGGATCTCGCGCATCGCGACCGTCTCGGGGAACAGCACGGCGGAGTTCGTGTCATAGCCGGGCGTGAAGTCGACCAGGCGCAGCGAGACGAACAGTTTGTTGCTGTAGTCGCCGGCCTCGAGGTCGGCGATGAACTCCGGCCAGATCGTCTCGACGATGAGCGCCTCGACGAGACGATCGCTCGAGCCGTTCTGGGTGTACATCGGGAAGATCACCAGGTGACGGATGCCGTCGACGCGGTGCTGCTGGGGCTGGAAGGCCACGAGCGAGTCGAGGAAGTCCGGCACTCCGAAGTCCTCGTCGGCCCAGCGCTCGAAGTCCTTGATCGAAGCTTCGAGGTACTCGGCGTCGTGCGGGAAGGCGGGGAGAGGGCGCGGATGCCGGCGGTGATGGCGCCGACGAGTAGCTTCGCCGTCTCACGGTCCTCGGCCTCGGGGATCGAGCCGTCCTTGATCTGCAGGGGGCGGATCGCGATCGCGGCGTCCTTCAGCTGCTTCCAGGCCGCAGTTGCTTCGGCGGTCGAAGCGTCCTCGACGACCTCGGGTTCGCCGATGATGGCCTGAGTGGTGGGGGTGAGAGTGGACATCGGGACCTCCGATCATCGATGAGACGGAAATTTTCCGGTGAGTTCCGGATTCAGCCGCTATTCTTCCACGTATGGATGATGCTGTCGACCGCGCGATCATCGCCGAGGTGTCTCGTGACGCCAGGGCCACGCTCGCGCAGCTCTCCGAGACCGTCGGCCTGTCGACCTCTGCGGTGCAGGCGCGGCTGAAGCGCCTGGAGTCGCGCGGCGTCATCACCGGCTACCACGCGCTGCTCGACGCCGAGCAGGTCGGCAAGCCGCTGTCGGCCTTCATCGAGATCACTCCGCTCGATGCGGCGCAGCCCGACAACGCCCCGGAGCTGCTCGAGCACCTGGACGCCATCGAGGCATGTCACTCGATCGCGGGCGACGCCAGCTACACGCTCTTCGTGCGGGTCGCCACACCGCGCGCGCTGGAACAGCTGGTCCGCGACATCCGACTCGCGGCGAACGTCAGCACGCGCACGACGGTGGTGCTGCAGACGTTCTACGAGAATCGCCCGATCGTCCCCGCCGGCGACTGACCTTCCGCCGGCTCCGGTCCCACTTGTTGCGGGTCGTACGCCGGTATACCCGCATCCATCGCGACCGGAGGGGGAGCGAGGGTCAGGCCTGCGGAGCGCGGGCGCCGAAGATCTTCTGGCCGACGCGGATGACGGTCGAGCCCTCTTCGATCGCCGCCTGGTAGTCGCCGGACATCCCCATCGACAGCTCGCCGGGACCGACCAGGTCGCGCTCGCGCGTACGGTCGCGCACGTCGCGCAGGATGCGGAAGCATTCGCGCACTCGCTCGGTGTCGCTGGTGAAGAGCGCGAGCGTCATCAGCCCCTGCACGCGCAGGCTGTGGCGGTGCCTCAGCTCCTCCAGGAACGCGAGAGCATCGGAAGGATCGATGCCCGAC
It encodes:
- a CDS encoding SDR family NAD(P)-dependent oxidoreductase, giving the protein MSIAGKAVLIAGATSAAGLAVAHALIAGGARVIATGRSAERLAPLRDAGAQTEVADATSLEQMTALAARLGPVDGVLPLVGGWRGGGGLAGQSDDDLAALLPAFAAVRATSRAFDTTLQASEAGRFAIASSTAVARPLAGGANYASVKAASETWARAVAQGFAKAARDAGQPLRAASVVFRAKGALEPDLLASAVVALWKPHAEDINDRIVELAPAA
- a CDS encoding Lrp/AsnC family transcriptional regulator, producing the protein MDDAVDRAIIAEVSRDARATLAQLSETVGLSTSAVQARLKRLESRGVITGYHALLDAEQVGKPLSAFIEITPLDAAQPDNAPELLEHLDAIEACHSIAGDASYTLFVRVATPRALEQLVRDIRLAANVSTRTTVVLQTFYENRPIVPAGD